Part of the Pseudomonadota bacterium genome, ACCAAGTCTCGGTTTGAGGCTTCCAGGCCGCCGTAAACAGTTTGAGCAAACCGCGCATCGATACCGATACCGTAGCGTTTCGCTCGTGTTCCCTGCTGGTCATCAAAAAACTGATTAAAAGCCGCCACCTGCGTTGGCTCTATGGTCTGGTCGACTAGAAGTGCACGCTTAACCGTCTCTATATATGCCAGCCGCAATCGTAGGTCGTCCGTTAGGTTCCATTGGAGTCCCAGTTTGGGATGGACGTCATCGACGACGTTGGTGTCAAACTGTTCAAAAGAATCGTAGCTCCCGCCGATGGTCCAGATAAGGTTCTTAGGCCACCGTATATTGCCGTATATATAGGCAGTATATTGGTCACGAGTAAACGAGTCGCCTCCAAAGGTGGGTGCGCTCCTTTCAACGTCGGTCTTATATACGCCAACTCCTGTGACAAGGTTAAAGTTGCTCGTCCTGAAAAGATACTGCGCATCGACCTGGAAACCCCTCTCCTCGCTATCAAATCTATCACCGAAGTCTTCAAAGAATATTTTCCGCTCTTTATTGAGTTCGCTGTATATCCCGGACACGATGAGATCCGATTGGGGCGAAAGACTCCATGAGCCCCTAGCCGGCCCGTATCTTGATTAGTTTTGGTACGTATCGAAACGTTGTCCCGAGGAATAAAACTTAATGAAAGATCTCCTTGCTCGTTCTCCCCCCGCCGATACTCCGCTTGGAAATCGAGGCTCGGGGTCAGTGCGACCTGCGCGAACGCATCGTAAAAATTATTCTCGGCGTCGTTGTTCTCCCGGAAACCATCGGTATCCGAATGAAACTGGCCCAAACTGAAGGCAATACGATCGTACAGGCCCGACAACACCACCTCATCACCCCAGGTACCGTTGTTGCCGCCGAAAACCGATGTTAAACCCCGCACCCGGTTACGCTCGAAGAGCGGTGTAAACTCGTTGAATCCTATATCTGCCGGACCTGGACCACCCACAATGTTGAGTTCGGATTCGGTGCGGCTCGGTCGCACTGGATTGCTATTGAGGGGTTGTAATAGCTGTGCCTGAAGAAGCTCGCTGCCCTGGGCGATCGCTTGGCGCGGGAAACCTACATAGGTATCGGAGAGAAAGCGATGGGCGGAGTGGTTCGCGGGATCGATGCTCAAGGATTTTGACGCTTCATTTACCGCTAGTTGCTCAAAGCCCAGGTCCGTATAGATCCGACCCAGGCTCGTGTTGCGCGTGGCCCGATCGTCGTCGAGCAGCAGACGGGATCGGTAGACGGCGCGATTGTCGTTGAGGGCAATCGATTTCTGTAGATTTTGCAAGGCCTCGACGGGTCGATTCGTGGTTTGTTCGGAGATCGCTTGGTAAAACCACGGCGTGGGGTCTTTGGGATCGAGTTCCTTGGCGGTATCGAATTCACTGCGCGCCCACTCATCGCGCTTCTGTTCGTAGTAGGCCTTGCCCAAGTAGCTTCTGATGAGCGATTGATTGGGATCATGGCTCGCAGCGATCGCGATCGACTCTGTCCCTTCAGCCAGCTCACCCTGACGGATCTGAACCAAGCCTAGCCCCAACCTTGGGAGTGGGTCGGCCGAATCGAATCGAATGGCCTTCTCGAAGCTCGCTTGCGCATCCTCGAGCTGGATCTTCGCGAGCGCCACAAAACCGAGCACGGTCTGGGTCCTGGCGAGCATCGGATCGAGGGCCACGGCCTTCTCCGCCGCCTTCAGGGCGCGGCCGCGTCGGCCCAGTGACAACTCAAGCTCCGCGATGCGCGCCCAAGCCAGACCGTTATCCGGGGCGAGCTGAGTGGCCTGCTCCGAGCTCTCTAAGGCAGCTTCGATATCGAAGCTCGCCTGCTGCGCATAGGACAGGGCGATGTGAGGCACCGGGGATTGGGGCTCGCGCGCAACGGCTTGCCGGGCGAGTCGCAGCGCTTTTCGTTTCTGGCTCTTCACCAATGCGATCACCGATCGCAAGGCAATCGCCGTTGCATCGGCGCGATTGAGACGGAGCGCTTGCGCGATGTCCGATCGGGCCTCCTCGACACGGCCCACCGAGAGGAGCAGCGCGGCGCGGAGATCGAAATAGCGCGCATCTCGCCGATCGGCGGGCACCTCGTCTAGTCTTGCCAAAGTCTTCAGCAGCTTGCCCTTACGATACAGCGAAAGCGCTGCGCGGAGAGCAGGTGCATCGCCGCCATAGGGCTCACTGCGGAAATCGATGATGGGCGGGTAATAGAGCGCCCACTCGACCGCGTCTCGCGGGCGTAGCACTAATGACCGCTGCGGGGCTTGACCGGCTTTGGCGATGGCCTGCTGCCCGCTCTGAAGCCGGACGCGCCCGGCACGGTTCTCGGCAAGCACCGTACCTGCAAAGACGAGGATCGCGGCTTCGTCTTCATCAACCCGGACTAGGAACTCGGTTCCCTCGATGTGGGCGTTGAGGAATGGCGTGCGTATCTTCAGCGATATTGGGGTACGGCTCAGAAAATTGGCCGCACCCCGTAGCAGCTCTAACCATCTAGGAATCTTCGGTTCCACCATGGGGATCGTCATCGCGCTCCGCTCATCGAGCCGCAGGGTTGTCTCCTCCGGCCGCAGTAGAATCGCGGCACGGCTGCGCTCGGCGACGCGGATCATGTCGCCACCGCAAAACGTCTGTTCCAAGCGGACCGGCCGCCAGCGCGTCTCGTCAGCGCGGCGGGTTTCAACCTGTCCCTGAATTCCGACCGCCTTCGCTATCCAAGGCGTGCAGCCCGGCGCGTCAGCGGCCTCGGCGCGCGCAATATGTGTAAGTATCGCCAGCACTATCAACGCTAGCAGTAGCCTGGCCCAATCAGCAACTCGTAAACTGTCTTGCCGCATTTGTCGTCGCAGCGCATCCCTTGTAAGGAGGCGATCCTGGAGACCTGTGTGCGCCCCTGCTCCCTCCATCAACTATAGCACGCCGTTCACACGCCATCCAATGCAGCATTGTAACCGCACTTAGGGTACTGGCCGGTCTCCGGTTCACGGTAGCAGCTATCGTCGGATCACCGGGTCCCACACTCCGGAGCGCGGATGGTGTTTATAGAATTCGCATTGCCGGAGGTAGAAATGCGCCGGCCCATCCTCAGGAAATACTTCTAGGATCTCCAGTAATTGCTCAATGCTCGTTTGCCATTGCCCGTCTTTATAGGCGTCGAGCGCATCGGCGAATGCGGCGCAAAGCCATACGACATCACCAC contains:
- a CDS encoding TonB-dependent receptor, with amino-acid sequence MSGIYSELNKERKIFFEDFGDRFDSEERGFQVDAQYLFRTSNFNLVTGVGVYKTDVERSAPTFGGDSFTRDQYTAYIYGNIRWPKNLIWTIGGSYDSFEQFDTNVVDDVHPKLGLQWNLTDDLRLRLAYIETVKRALLVDQTIEPTQVAAFNQFFDDQQGTRAKRYGIGIDARFAQTVYGGLEASNRDLVVPLNFFNSDEIFEDEWREQFYRAYLYWTPFREWVATAEFRWERFKIEEEAISFVNRPTRVDTRTVPFTLSYFNPGGFFARFGMAYVRQQIDERAFDFSRFEAVEFDDTENFVVLNAAIGYRLPKRWGIVTLGATNLLDEEFKFQDDSFRTLTAANVDGTTRAIPGLRSNVNFLPDRMLFAAITLSF